A single genomic interval of Stenotrophomonas sp. ZAC14D1_NAIMI4_1 harbors:
- a CDS encoding pseudouridine synthase: MRTRRPPATPAARSHAPRGRAKPAAAPAGVRHGLARVLSKAGVCSRTEAARWIADGRVRVSGRIVRDPEFPIAQPAPPIEVDGQPLGAPKRLYLMLNKPRGVVTTAQDERGRDTVYRCFDGAGLPWIAPVGRLDKASEGLLLFSNDPQWAARLTDPQTGPDKTYHVQIDRLPDEATLAALQAGIDDEGEFLVARAVRVLRSGDKTAWLEVVLEEGRNRHIRRLLAAFDLQVLRLVRVAIGGLALGDLGKGQWRVLEVSDQQRLGAAAPG, from the coding sequence TTGCGCACGCGCCGCCCTCCTGCCACCCCCGCCGCCCGCTCCCACGCCCCGCGTGGGCGTGCGAAGCCCGCTGCCGCACCCGCCGGTGTCCGCCATGGTCTGGCGCGCGTGCTGTCCAAGGCGGGCGTCTGCTCGCGTACCGAAGCCGCACGCTGGATCGCCGATGGCCGCGTGCGGGTGTCCGGGCGCATCGTCCGCGATCCCGAATTCCCGATCGCGCAGCCGGCACCGCCGATTGAAGTGGACGGCCAGCCGCTGGGCGCGCCGAAGCGCCTGTACCTGATGCTCAACAAGCCGCGCGGCGTGGTGACCACCGCGCAGGACGAGCGCGGCCGCGATACCGTCTACCGCTGCTTCGATGGCGCCGGGCTGCCCTGGATCGCACCCGTCGGGCGGCTGGACAAGGCCAGCGAGGGCCTGCTGCTGTTCAGCAACGACCCGCAGTGGGCCGCGCGCCTCACCGACCCGCAGACCGGGCCGGACAAGACCTACCACGTACAGATCGACCGCCTGCCGGACGAGGCCACGCTGGCCGCGCTGCAGGCCGGCATCGACGACGAGGGCGAGTTCCTGGTCGCCCGGGCCGTGCGCGTGCTGCGCAGCGGCGACAAGACCGCATGGCTGGAGGTGGTCCTCGAAGAGGGACGCAACCGCCATATCCGCCGCCTGCTGGCGGCCTTCGACCTGCAGGTGCTGCGCCTGGTCCGGGTTGCGATCGGCGGGCTGGCGCTCGGCGATCTCGGCAAGGGCCAGTGGCGGGTGCTGGAGGTCAGCGACCAGCAGCGGCTGGGGGCCGCTGCACCGGGCTGA
- a CDS encoding OmpA family protein: MNKKILTAALLGGLAFAQAASAQEFDDRWYLTGSAGFNFQDSDRLTNDAPFVTLGLGKFISPEWSLDGELNYQNPNFDANQDLNWSQYGISFDLRRHFIKEGRGWNPYIVGGLGYQKSEEEYAANSLNGPRERKDGNAAAKLGFGLQTTFEKRVAVRAEVAYRAVFDDQSVAAPNEDWFGDVLASVGVVIPLGPAPVAAVAPAPAPVAPSCADLDDDGDGVNNCDDKCPNSQPGQTIGPDGCPVPVSIDLKGVNFDFDKSNLRPDAVAILSEASEILKRYPDLRVEVAGHTDSKGTDAYNQKLSERRATAVYNYLTQNGVDAGRLQGPIGYGESRPIAPNTNPDGSDNPEGRAKNRRTELNVQN, encoded by the coding sequence ATGAACAAGAAGATCCTTACTGCCGCGCTGCTGGGTGGTCTGGCTTTCGCCCAGGCTGCGTCCGCGCAGGAGTTCGATGACCGCTGGTACCTGACCGGTTCGGCCGGCTTCAACTTCCAGGACAGCGACCGCCTGACCAACGATGCTCCGTTCGTCACCCTGGGCCTGGGTAAGTTCATCAGCCCGGAGTGGTCGCTGGACGGTGAGCTGAACTACCAGAACCCGAATTTCGATGCCAACCAGGATCTGAACTGGTCGCAGTACGGCATCTCGTTCGACCTGCGTCGCCACTTCATCAAGGAAGGCCGCGGCTGGAACCCGTACATCGTCGGTGGCCTGGGCTACCAGAAGTCGGAAGAAGAGTACGCTGCCAACAGCCTGAACGGCCCGCGTGAGCGTAAGGACGGCAATGCCGCTGCCAAGCTGGGCTTCGGCCTGCAGACCACCTTCGAAAAGCGCGTTGCTGTCCGCGCCGAAGTGGCCTACCGCGCTGTCTTCGACGACCAGAGCGTTGCTGCTCCGAACGAAGACTGGTTCGGCGACGTGCTGGCTTCGGTCGGCGTCGTGATCCCGCTGGGCCCGGCCCCGGTGGCTGCTGTTGCCCCGGCTCCGGCTCCGGTTGCCCCGAGCTGCGCTGACCTGGATGACGACGGTGACGGCGTCAACAACTGCGACGACAAGTGCCCGAACTCGCAGCCGGGCCAGACCATCGGTCCGGACGGTTGCCCGGTGCCGGTGTCGATCGACCTGAAGGGCGTGAACTTCGACTTCGACAAGTCGAACCTGCGTCCGGACGCTGTGGCCATCCTGTCGGAAGCTTCGGAAATCCTGAAGCGTTACCCGGACCTGCGCGTTGAAGTCGCCGGTCACACCGACTCGAAGGGTACCGACGCTTACAACCAGAAGCTGTCCGAGCGTCGCGCCACCGCCGTGTACAACTACCTGACCCAGAACGGTGTGGACGCTGGCCGTCTGCAGGGCCCGATCGGCTACGGCGAGAGCCGTCCGATTGCCCCGAACACCAACCCGGATGGTTCGGACAACCCGGAAGGTCGCGCCAAGAACCGTCGTACCGAGCTGAACGTCCAGAACTAA
- the kbl gene encoding glycine C-acetyltransferase — MTETSSALTRHYAEELDAIRAQGLFKSERIITSPQSAEITLDDGRTVLNFCANNYLGLADHPDLIQAAKDALDTHGFGMASVRFICGTQDLHKQLEKQIADFFGKQDTILYAACFDANGGLFEPLLGENDAIISDALNHASIIDGVRLCKAKRFRYANCDMADLEAQLQAADAAGCKTKLITTDGVFSMDGFIAPLDEITALAKKYNALVHIDECHATGFLGASGRGSAEVKGVLEKIDIITGTLGKAMGGALGGFTCASAEVIELLRQRSRPYLFSNSLPPHVVAAGIKAFEMLAAADDLRDTLVENTRYFREKMVAAGFDVKPGVHPISPVMLYDAPLAQKFAQRLLEEGIYAIGFFFPVVPKGQARIRTQISAAHTREHLDRAIDAFTRIGLELGVIKS; from the coding sequence ATGACCGAGACCTCCTCTGCCCTGACCCGCCACTACGCCGAGGAACTGGACGCCATCCGCGCCCAGGGCCTGTTCAAGTCCGAGCGGATCATCACCAGCCCGCAGTCGGCCGAGATCACCCTCGACGATGGCCGCACCGTGCTCAACTTCTGCGCCAACAACTACCTGGGCCTGGCCGACCACCCGGACCTGATCCAGGCGGCCAAGGACGCCCTGGATACCCACGGCTTCGGCATGGCCTCGGTGCGCTTCATCTGCGGCACCCAGGACCTGCACAAGCAGCTGGAAAAGCAGATCGCCGACTTCTTCGGCAAGCAGGACACCATCCTGTATGCGGCCTGCTTCGATGCCAACGGCGGCCTGTTCGAGCCGCTGCTCGGCGAGAACGACGCGATCATTTCCGACGCACTGAACCATGCCTCGATCATCGATGGCGTGCGCCTGTGCAAGGCCAAGCGCTTCCGCTACGCCAACTGCGACATGGCCGATCTGGAAGCGCAGCTGCAGGCCGCTGACGCCGCCGGCTGCAAGACCAAGCTGATCACCACCGACGGCGTGTTCTCGATGGACGGCTTCATCGCCCCGCTGGACGAGATCACCGCGCTGGCGAAGAAGTACAACGCCCTGGTGCACATCGACGAATGCCACGCCACCGGCTTCCTCGGTGCCAGCGGCCGCGGCTCGGCCGAAGTGAAGGGCGTGCTGGAGAAGATCGACATCATCACCGGCACCCTGGGCAAGGCCATGGGCGGCGCCCTGGGCGGCTTCACCTGCGCCAGCGCCGAAGTGATCGAGCTGCTGCGCCAGCGCTCGCGCCCGTACCTGTTCTCCAACTCGCTGCCGCCGCACGTGGTCGCCGCCGGCATCAAGGCTTTCGAAATGCTGGCCGCCGCCGATGACCTGCGCGACACCCTGGTGGAAAACACCCGCTACTTCCGCGAGAAGATGGTTGCCGCCGGTTTCGACGTGAAGCCGGGTGTGCACCCGATCAGCCCGGTGATGCTGTACGACGCACCGCTGGCACAGAAGTTCGCCCAGCGCCTGCTGGAAGAAGGCATCTACGCGATCGGCTTCTTCTTCCCGGTCGTGCCCAAGGGCCAGGCACGCATCCGTACCCAGATCAGCGCCGCACACACGCGCGAACACCTGGACCGCGCCATCGATGCGTTCACCCGCATCGGCCTGGAACTGGGCGTGATCAAGAGCTGA
- a CDS encoding NADPH-dependent 2,4-dienoyl-CoA reductase, translating into MSPANETAYPHLFSPLDLGFTQLRNRVLMGSMHTGLEDRARDFPRLAAYFAERAEGGVGLIVTGGFAPNVVGWLKPFGGKLSWPWKVRPHKQLTAAAHQHGAKICLQLLHAGRYAYHPLSVAPSKLKAPINPFTPRALSASGVERHIADYARSAKLAREAGYDGVEVMGSEGYLINEFIAPRTNTRTDAWGGDARQRMRFAVEIVRRIREACGPDFIIIYRLSLVDLVDDGSNWEEIVQQAQAIEAAGATIINSGIGWHEARIPTIATSVPRAAFAGVTAKLKPHVKVPLVATNRINMPEVAERILAGGGADMVSLARPLLADPQWPNKARAGRAEAINTCIACNQACLDHVFENKLASCLVNPRAAHETELVYHPTTAPKKIAVVGAGPAGLACATVAAERGHQVTLFDAGAEIGGQFNVAKRIPGKEEFHETLRYFRHKLQETGVQLRLDTRADAAALAGFDEVVLATGITPRKVDFPGADHAKVVTYLDVLLGRVDVGPNAAIIGAGGIGFDVGEFLSHAGPSPSLDPQRWMAEWGVDRHFEARGALASPQVEASPRRLWLLQRSAGKPGARLGKTTGWIHRATLKAKGVRMLGGVEYLGVDDDGLRIRVDGSEQLLPVDHVVVCAGQEPNRALQAELQAAGIAAQLIGGADVAAELDAKRAIDQGSRVAAAL; encoded by the coding sequence ATGTCGCCAGCCAACGAAACCGCCTATCCGCACCTGTTCTCCCCGCTGGACCTGGGCTTTACCCAGCTGCGCAACCGGGTGCTGATGGGCTCGATGCACACCGGCCTGGAAGATCGCGCGCGCGACTTCCCGCGCCTGGCCGCCTATTTCGCCGAACGCGCCGAAGGTGGCGTCGGCCTGATCGTCACCGGTGGCTTCGCCCCGAATGTGGTTGGCTGGCTGAAGCCGTTCGGCGGCAAGCTGTCGTGGCCCTGGAAAGTGCGCCCGCACAAGCAGCTCACCGCCGCCGCGCACCAGCACGGCGCAAAGATCTGCCTGCAGCTGCTGCATGCCGGCCGCTATGCCTATCACCCGCTGTCGGTGGCGCCGTCCAAGCTGAAGGCGCCGATCAACCCGTTCACTCCGCGCGCGCTGTCGGCCAGCGGCGTCGAACGCCATATCGCCGATTACGCCCGCAGCGCGAAGCTGGCCCGCGAGGCCGGCTACGACGGCGTCGAAGTGATGGGCTCGGAGGGTTACCTCATCAACGAGTTCATCGCCCCGCGCACCAACACGCGCACCGATGCCTGGGGCGGCGACGCGCGCCAGCGCATGCGCTTCGCGGTGGAGATCGTGCGCCGCATCCGTGAGGCCTGCGGCCCGGACTTCATCATCATCTACCGGCTCTCGCTGGTCGACCTGGTCGATGACGGCAGCAACTGGGAAGAAATCGTGCAGCAGGCACAGGCCATCGAAGCCGCCGGCGCGACGATCATCAATTCCGGCATCGGCTGGCACGAGGCGCGCATCCCGACCATCGCCACCTCGGTGCCACGCGCAGCCTTCGCCGGGGTCACCGCCAAGCTCAAGCCGCACGTGAAGGTGCCGCTGGTCGCCACCAACCGCATCAACATGCCCGAAGTGGCCGAGCGCATCCTGGCCGGTGGTGGCGCCGACATGGTGTCGCTGGCCCGCCCGCTGCTGGCCGACCCACAGTGGCCGAACAAGGCCCGTGCCGGCCGCGCCGAGGCGATCAACACGTGCATCGCCTGCAACCAGGCCTGCCTGGACCACGTGTTCGAGAACAAGCTGGCCAGCTGCCTGGTCAACCCGCGTGCCGCGCACGAGACCGAGCTGGTCTACCACCCCACCACCGCGCCGAAGAAGATCGCGGTGGTCGGCGCCGGCCCGGCCGGCCTGGCCTGCGCCACGGTGGCCGCCGAGCGTGGCCACCAGGTCACCCTGTTCGATGCCGGCGCGGAGATCGGCGGCCAGTTCAACGTGGCCAAGCGCATCCCGGGCAAGGAGGAATTCCACGAGACCCTGCGCTACTTCCGCCACAAGCTGCAGGAAACCGGCGTGCAGCTGCGCCTGGATACCCGCGCCGATGCGGCTGCGCTGGCCGGCTTCGACGAGGTGGTGCTGGCCACCGGCATCACCCCGCGCAAGGTCGATTTCCCCGGTGCCGACCACGCCAAGGTGGTCACCTACCTGGACGTGCTGCTGGGGCGGGTCGACGTCGGCCCCAACGCGGCGATCATCGGTGCCGGCGGCATCGGCTTCGATGTCGGCGAGTTCCTCAGCCATGCGGGCCCCTCGCCCTCGCTGGACCCGCAGCGCTGGATGGCCGAATGGGGCGTGGACCGCCATTTCGAGGCCCGCGGCGCGCTGGCCAGCCCGCAGGTGGAAGCCTCGCCGCGCCGGCTGTGGCTGCTGCAGCGAAGCGCCGGCAAGCCCGGTGCGCGCCTGGGCAAGACCACCGGCTGGATCCACCGCGCCACGCTGAAGGCCAAGGGCGTGCGCATGCTCGGCGGCGTGGAGTACCTGGGCGTGGATGACGATGGCCTGCGCATCCGTGTGGATGGCAGTGAGCAGCTGCTGCCGGTCGACCATGTGGTGGTCTGCGCCGGACAGGAACCGAACCGCGCACTGCAGGCCGAACTGCAGGCCGCCGGCATCGCCGCGCAGCTGATCGGCGGCGCCGATGTGGCTGCGGAACTGGATGCAAAACGTGCGATCGATCAGGGCAGCCGGGTGGCCGCTGCCCTGTAG
- the tdh gene encoding L-threonine 3-dehydrogenase: MKALVKREAAKGIWLEEVPVPTPGPNEVLIKLEKTAICGTDLHIYLWDDWSQRTIKPGLTIGHEFVGRIAELGSAVTGYEVGQRVSAEGHIVCGHCRNCRGGRPHLCPNTVGIGVNVNGAFAEYMVMPASNLWPIPDQIPSELAAFFDPYGNAAHCALEFDVIGEDVLITGAGPIGIIAAGICKHIGARNVVVTDVNDFRLKLAADMGATRVVNVANQSLKDVMKELHMEGFDVGLEMSGNPRAFNDMLDCMYHGGKIAMLGIMPRGAGCDWDKIIFKGLTVQGIYGRKMYETWYKMTQLVLSGFPLGKVMTHQLPIDDFQKGFDLMEEGKAGKVVLSWN; encoded by the coding sequence ATGAAGGCCCTGGTCAAGCGCGAAGCAGCCAAGGGCATCTGGCTCGAAGAGGTTCCGGTGCCGACCCCGGGCCCGAACGAGGTCCTGATCAAGCTGGAAAAGACCGCCATCTGCGGTACCGACCTGCACATCTACCTGTGGGACGACTGGAGCCAGCGCACCATCAAGCCGGGCCTGACCATCGGCCACGAGTTCGTGGGCCGCATCGCCGAACTCGGCTCGGCCGTCACCGGCTATGAAGTCGGCCAGCGCGTCTCGGCCGAAGGCCACATCGTCTGCGGCCACTGCCGCAACTGCCGCGGTGGCCGCCCGCACCTGTGCCCGAACACCGTCGGCATCGGCGTCAACGTCAACGGCGCCTTCGCCGAATACATGGTGATGCCGGCCAGCAACCTGTGGCCGATCCCCGACCAGATCCCCTCCGAGCTGGCCGCCTTCTTCGACCCGTACGGCAATGCCGCGCACTGCGCGCTGGAATTTGACGTCATCGGCGAGGACGTGCTGATCACCGGCGCAGGCCCGATCGGCATCATCGCCGCGGGCATCTGCAAGCACATCGGCGCACGCAACGTGGTCGTCACCGACGTCAACGACTTCCGCCTGAAGCTGGCCGCCGACATGGGGGCCACCCGCGTGGTCAACGTCGCCAACCAGTCGCTGAAGGACGTGATGAAGGAACTGCACATGGAGGGCTTCGACGTGGGCCTGGAAATGAGCGGCAACCCGCGCGCCTTCAACGACATGCTCGACTGCATGTACCACGGCGGCAAGATCGCCATGCTGGGCATCATGCCCAGGGGCGCCGGCTGCGACTGGGACAAGATCATCTTCAAGGGCCTGACCGTGCAGGGCATCTACGGCCGCAAGATGTACGAGACCTGGTACAAGATGACCCAGCTGGTGCTGTCCGGCTTCCCGCTGGGCAAGGTGATGACCCACCAGCTGCCGATCGACGATTTCCAGAAGGGCTTCGACCTGATGGAAGAAGGCAAGGCCGGCAAGGTCGTCCTGAGCTGGAACTGA
- a CDS encoding cell wall hydrolase — MKLAWILWLSQLLPQPAADSLCLSTTVYLEARDQTLRGQQAVAEVALRRLDSGLWGDSMCQVVTARKQFAPTIVSPGTQLGNDAAWSEAMNVAFDAERNWALPAGERREIVPGASHFAALSIASPNWRNAYQVATIGDHTFYKVQNLKPRQS; from the coding sequence ATGAAACTGGCCTGGATTCTCTGGCTGTCGCAGTTGTTGCCGCAGCCGGCCGCTGATTCATTGTGTTTGAGCACCACCGTTTACCTGGAAGCCCGCGACCAGACCCTGCGCGGCCAGCAGGCCGTCGCCGAAGTCGCATTGCGCCGCCTCGACAGCGGCCTGTGGGGCGATTCGATGTGCCAGGTGGTCACCGCGCGCAAGCAGTTCGCCCCGACCATCGTCTCCCCCGGCACCCAGCTGGGCAACGACGCGGCCTGGAGCGAAGCGATGAACGTGGCCTTCGACGCCGAGCGCAACTGGGCGCTGCCGGCCGGCGAACGCCGCGAGATCGTCCCCGGTGCCAGCCACTTCGCCGCGCTGTCCATTGCCAGCCCGAACTGGCGCAATGCCTACCAGGTGGCGACCATCGGCGACCACACCTTCTATAAGGTGCAGAACCTCAAGCCTCGCCAGTCGTAA
- a CDS encoding TorF family putative porin, which translates to MKPARSCLALAAALCLAPFAASAQDEAASPYSWNVTGVSDYVFRGVSQTDEDPTLQAGFTYTSPVGLYAGVWGSGVDFGPGDPNVELDYLIGYGIDVSDKVNFDVLLNRYTYPGASELNYNELITTTTFAEQYKLTVAYTNDLSGSDTKSWYYAVGGEWGLPQDFTLSANVGRTTLETDYGKDYTDFNVGVSRQFGMFNLGVAYHGTDGAGRDNNGKLADNRVVFTVAIGN; encoded by the coding sequence ATGAAGCCTGCCCGCAGCTGCCTCGCCCTCGCCGCCGCCCTCTGTCTCGCCCCCTTCGCCGCCAGTGCCCAGGATGAGGCCGCATCGCCGTACAGCTGGAACGTGACCGGCGTGTCCGACTACGTGTTCCGTGGCGTCTCCCAGACTGATGAAGATCCCACCCTGCAGGCCGGCTTCACCTATACCAGCCCGGTTGGCCTTTACGCCGGTGTGTGGGGATCGGGTGTCGATTTCGGGCCGGGCGACCCGAACGTCGAGCTGGACTACCTGATCGGCTACGGCATCGACGTCAGCGACAAGGTCAACTTCGACGTGCTGCTCAACCGCTACACCTATCCCGGTGCCAGCGAACTGAACTACAACGAGTTGATCACGACCACCACGTTTGCTGAGCAGTACAAGCTTACCGTGGCCTACACCAACGACCTTTCCGGTTCGGATACCAAGAGCTGGTACTACGCCGTTGGCGGGGAGTGGGGCCTGCCGCAGGACTTCACGCTGAGCGCCAACGTCGGCCGCACCACGCTTGAAACGGATTACGGCAAGGATTACACCGATTTCAACGTCGGCGTATCCCGTCAGTTCGGCATGTTCAACCTGGGCGTGGCCTACCACGGCACCGATGGCGCAGGCCGCGACAACAACGGCAAGCTGGCCGACAACCGCGTCGTGTTCACCGTCGCGATCGGTAACTGA